From Saccharothrix espanaensis DSM 44229, the proteins below share one genomic window:
- a CDS encoding RNA polymerase sigma factor, whose product MDEVTGFDAVFTGVSGRLYSRVASLVGSRALADDLVQDVYVRLRSTERRARRFVEHANPYGYALATAVNMARAHWRSQRRLVPLDAAPHPSHDGGLRRAEAEHEAARLLHELTVKEAAVVVLVDLDGHTLDEAAALLGVHRGTAQRNRMRALAKLRQCVLNGGDARPARRRPRPQARAGAGCDHRQGVARSHRARYP is encoded by the coding sequence GTGGACGAGGTCACCGGGTTCGACGCGGTCTTCACGGGGGTGTCGGGGCGGCTGTACTCGCGGGTGGCCTCGCTGGTAGGCAGCCGGGCCCTGGCCGACGACCTGGTCCAGGACGTCTACGTGCGGTTGCGCTCGACCGAGCGGAGGGCGCGGCGGTTCGTGGAACACGCCAACCCGTACGGGTACGCGTTGGCCACGGCGGTCAACATGGCGCGTGCTCACTGGCGTTCGCAACGGCGGCTGGTGCCGCTCGACGCGGCCCCGCACCCGTCCCACGACGGAGGACTGCGCCGCGCCGAGGCCGAGCACGAGGCGGCGCGCCTGCTGCACGAGCTGACCGTGAAGGAAGCCGCGGTCGTCGTGCTGGTGGACTTGGACGGCCACACGCTGGACGAAGCCGCCGCACTGCTGGGCGTGCACCGAGGTACCGCGCAGCGCAATAGGATGCGGGCGTTGGCGAAGCTGCGGCAATGCGTGCTGAACGGCGGCGATGCCCGACCGGCCCGCCGTCGACCCAGGCCGCAGGCGCGCGCCGGTGCGGGCTGTGATCACCGGCAGGGGGTGGCGCGGTCGCACCGCGCGAGGTATCCGTGA
- a CDS encoding alpha-amylase family protein: MKLTRTADLWWKNAVVYCLDVETFHDSDGDGYGDFRGLIDKIDHLHELGVTCLWLMPFYPTPDRDDGYDITDFYGVDPRLGTLGDFVELVRTARDRGMRVIADLVVNHTSDKHPWFEQSRSSRDNPRRDWYVWRDEPPADAEQGVVFPDQETSLWERDEQSGQYFLHRFYKHQPDLNVANPKVRDEIARVMGFWMELGLSGFRVDAVPFLLEAPVQDLPDPHDYLCDLRAFLSRRNGEGVLLGEVNLPYVDAMKFFGGSDGVGDELHMCFDFIGMQQMYLSLARKDAGPLIHALRERPQPPRDCHWATFVRNHDELILDKLTEPERQEVFAAFGPDEDMQLYGRGLRRRLPSMMDDPQRTKMVYSLLFSLPGTPVLFYGEEVGMTEDLSQDDRLAVRTPMWWDAADEQKYDPESLLTWVRLLVERYRECPELAWGRFQVIDTPEPSLFAHRCDIDGGTVIAVHNFADAEAGLDLSDVDGELIDVLSGQPTSPKITLEPYGCRWLRARPVG; encoded by the coding sequence GTGAAGCTCACCCGGACCGCCGACCTGTGGTGGAAGAACGCCGTCGTCTACTGCCTGGACGTGGAGACCTTCCACGACTCCGACGGGGACGGGTACGGCGATTTCCGCGGCCTGATCGACAAGATCGACCACCTGCACGAGCTGGGCGTGACGTGCCTGTGGCTGATGCCGTTCTACCCCACCCCGGACCGCGACGACGGCTACGACATCACCGACTTCTACGGCGTCGACCCGCGCCTGGGCACGCTGGGCGACTTCGTGGAGCTGGTCCGCACCGCCCGCGACCGGGGGATGCGGGTGATCGCCGACCTGGTGGTCAACCACACCTCGGACAAGCACCCGTGGTTCGAGCAGTCGCGCAGCTCACGGGACAACCCCCGGCGCGACTGGTACGTGTGGCGGGACGAGCCGCCCGCCGACGCCGAGCAGGGCGTGGTGTTCCCGGACCAGGAAACCTCGCTGTGGGAACGGGACGAGCAGTCGGGCCAGTACTTCCTGCACCGCTTCTACAAGCACCAGCCGGACCTGAACGTGGCGAACCCGAAGGTGCGCGACGAGATCGCCCGGGTGATGGGGTTCTGGATGGAGCTGGGCCTGTCCGGGTTCCGGGTGGACGCGGTGCCGTTCCTGCTCGAAGCGCCGGTGCAGGACCTGCCCGACCCGCACGACTACCTGTGCGACCTGCGCGCGTTCCTGTCCCGCCGCAACGGCGAGGGCGTGCTGCTGGGCGAGGTGAACCTGCCCTACGTCGACGCGATGAAGTTCTTCGGCGGCTCCGACGGCGTGGGCGACGAGCTGCACATGTGCTTCGACTTCATCGGCATGCAGCAGATGTACCTCTCGCTGGCCCGCAAGGACGCCGGGCCGTTGATCCACGCCCTGCGGGAGCGTCCGCAGCCGCCGCGCGACTGCCACTGGGCGACCTTCGTGCGCAACCACGACGAGCTGATCCTCGACAAGCTGACCGAGCCGGAGCGGCAGGAGGTGTTCGCCGCCTTCGGCCCGGACGAGGACATGCAGCTCTACGGCCGGGGCCTGCGCCGTCGCCTGCCGTCCATGATGGACGACCCGCAGCGCACGAAGATGGTCTACAGCCTGCTGTTCTCGCTGCCCGGCACGCCGGTGCTGTTCTACGGCGAGGAGGTCGGCATGACCGAGGACCTCTCGCAGGACGACCGGCTGGCCGTGCGCACGCCGATGTGGTGGGACGCGGCGGACGAGCAGAAGTACGACCCGGAGTCGCTGCTGACGTGGGTCCGGCTGCTGGTCGAGCGCTACCGGGAGTGCCCGGAACTGGCGTGGGGCCGGTTCCAGGTGATCGACACCCCGGAGCCCTCGCTGTTCGCCCACCGCTGCGACATCGACGGCGGCACGGTGATCGCCGTGCACAACTTCGCCGACGCGGAGGCCGGGCTCGACCTGTCCGATGTGGACGGTGAACTGATCGACGTGCTGTCCGGCCAACCCACCTCGCCGAAGATCACGCTGGAACCGTACGGCTGCCGCTGGCTACGCGCCCGACCGGTCGGGTAG
- a CDS encoding TIGR03885 family FMN-dependent LLM class oxidoreductase has product MTVIGVHASHEQIHPSRLLDAVRRAEEVGFDAAMSSDHFSPWSARQGQSGFAWSWLGAAMQATSLPFGVVNAPGQRYHPAIVAQAIGTLGAMYPGRFWAALGTGEASNEHITGGRWPRKDLRAARLRECVDVIRALLAGEEVSHDGLVTVDRAKLWTRPDEPPALIGAAVSPATAGWCAQWADGLVTVNAPADHLRALVDAYREAGGIGKLALQVHLSWAPDQARAEALAHDQWRSNVFGPPVCWDLETAEHFDVLSEHVTAERVRGTVNVSADLGRHAEILRGYADLGFDELYLHHVGQEQDEFLDAFGEHVLAEVRS; this is encoded by the coding sequence ATGACCGTCATCGGTGTGCACGCCTCGCACGAGCAGATACACCCGTCACGCCTGCTGGACGCCGTCCGCCGGGCCGAGGAGGTCGGGTTCGACGCGGCGATGAGCTCCGACCACTTCTCGCCGTGGAGCGCGCGGCAGGGGCAGTCGGGGTTCGCCTGGTCGTGGCTCGGAGCCGCGATGCAGGCCACCTCACTGCCGTTCGGCGTGGTCAACGCCCCCGGCCAGCGCTACCACCCGGCGATCGTCGCGCAGGCGATCGGCACCCTCGGGGCGATGTACCCCGGGCGGTTCTGGGCCGCCCTGGGCACCGGGGAGGCCAGCAACGAGCACATCACCGGCGGGCGGTGGCCGCGCAAGGACCTGCGGGCCGCCCGGCTGCGGGAGTGCGTGGACGTGATCCGGGCCCTGCTCGCCGGCGAGGAGGTCAGCCACGACGGCCTGGTCACCGTGGACCGGGCGAAGCTCTGGACCAGGCCCGACGAGCCGCCGGCGCTGATCGGCGCCGCCGTCAGCCCCGCCACCGCCGGGTGGTGCGCGCAGTGGGCCGACGGGCTGGTCACCGTGAACGCCCCGGCGGACCACCTGCGCGCGCTGGTGGACGCCTACCGGGAGGCGGGCGGCATCGGCAAGCTCGCGCTCCAGGTGCACCTGAGCTGGGCGCCCGACCAGGCCCGTGCCGAGGCGCTGGCCCACGACCAGTGGCGCAGCAACGTGTTCGGCCCGCCGGTGTGCTGGGACCTGGAGACCGCCGAGCACTTCGACGTGCTGTCCGAGCACGTCACGGCCGAGCGCGTGCGCGGCACCGTGAACGTGTCCGCCGACCTGGGCCGGCACGCCGAGATCCTGCGCGGGTACGCCGACCTGGGCTTCGACGAGCTGTACCTGCACCACGTCGGCCAGGAGCAGGACGAGTTCCTCGACGCGTTCGGCGAGCACGTGCTGGCGGAGGTGCGGTCGTGA
- a CDS encoding 2Fe-2S iron-sulfur cluster-binding protein yields MDGEVELRVDGEVRRLRVDNRTTLLDALREGLGVTSPKKGCDHGQCGACTVLLDGRRAVTCLSFAVAHDGAEVVTAAGLARDGERHPVQEAFLERDALQCGFCTPGQVCSAVGVLDEVRAGHPSVVTADLTGPVDLSAEEVRERMSGNLCRCGAYVHIVEAVRDGAR; encoded by the coding sequence GTGGACGGTGAGGTCGAACTGCGGGTGGACGGGGAGGTCCGGCGGTTGCGGGTGGACAACCGGACCACGTTGCTGGACGCGCTGCGCGAGGGACTCGGGGTGACCTCGCCGAAGAAGGGCTGCGACCACGGCCAGTGCGGGGCCTGCACGGTGCTGCTGGACGGCCGGCGGGCGGTGACGTGCCTGTCGTTCGCCGTCGCGCACGACGGCGCGGAGGTCGTCACGGCGGCGGGCCTGGCGCGGGACGGTGAGCGGCACCCCGTCCAGGAGGCGTTCCTGGAGCGCGACGCCCTCCAGTGCGGCTTCTGCACCCCTGGCCAGGTGTGCTCGGCGGTGGGCGTGCTGGACGAGGTCCGGGCCGGCCACCCCAGCGTGGTCACGGCCGACCTGACCGGGCCCGTCGACCTGTCGGCGGAGGAGGTCCGGGAGCGGATGAGCGGGAACCTGTGCCGCTGCGGGGCGTACGTGCACATCGTGGAGGCGGTCCGGGACGGTGCCCGGTGA
- a CDS encoding FAD binding domain-containing protein has translation MIPFDYRRAADVEGAVAEAAGRTAVAFLAGGTNLVDRMKLGVAAPEVLVDIGRLPLDGVEELPGGGLRVGATVRNSDLAAHPVVRRDYPVLSRALLSGASGQLRTLATTGGNLLQRTRCPYFQDVTTPCNKRTPGSGCSAIGGHTRQHAILGASERCVAVHPSDMAVALAALDAEVRVHGPAGQRTIPVLDLHRLPGEEPHRDTVLSPADLITAVDLPPLPAGARSLYRKVRDRASFAFALVSVAVVAQIADGTVREVRIALGGVAHKPWRARRAEEVLRGRAPDPDVFREAADAELADAEPLPGNAFKIPLARNTIVSALRDLAMEER, from the coding sequence GTGATCCCGTTCGACTACCGCCGGGCGGCCGACGTCGAGGGCGCGGTCGCCGAGGCGGCGGGCCGCACCGCGGTGGCGTTCCTCGCGGGCGGGACGAACCTGGTCGACCGGATGAAGCTGGGGGTCGCCGCGCCCGAGGTGCTGGTCGACATCGGCCGGTTGCCGCTGGACGGCGTCGAGGAACTTCCCGGCGGCGGGCTGCGGGTGGGCGCGACGGTCCGCAACAGCGACCTGGCCGCGCACCCGGTGGTGCGCCGGGACTACCCGGTGCTGTCGCGGGCGCTGCTGTCCGGGGCGTCCGGCCAGTTGCGCACCCTGGCGACGACCGGCGGCAACCTGCTGCAACGCACTCGGTGCCCGTACTTCCAGGACGTGACCACGCCATGCAACAAGCGCACGCCGGGCAGCGGGTGCTCCGCGATCGGCGGTCACACCCGTCAGCACGCGATCCTCGGTGCGTCGGAGCGTTGCGTGGCGGTGCACCCGTCGGACATGGCGGTGGCGCTGGCCGCGCTCGACGCCGAAGTGCGCGTGCACGGGCCGGCCGGGCAGCGCACGATCCCCGTCCTCGACCTGCACCGGTTGCCGGGCGAGGAACCGCACCGCGACACCGTGCTTTCTCCGGCCGACCTGATCACGGCGGTGGACCTGCCGCCGCTGCCCGCCGGTGCGCGGTCGCTGTACCGGAAGGTGCGCGACCGGGCGTCGTTCGCGTTCGCGCTGGTGTCGGTGGCGGTGGTGGCGCAGATCGCCGACGGGACCGTGCGCGAGGTGCGCATCGCGCTCGGCGGGGTGGCGCACAAGCCGTGGCGCGCGCGGCGGGCCGAAGAGGTGCTGCGCGGCCGTGCGCCGGACCCGGATGTGTTCCGCGAGGCGGCGGACGCCGAACTCGCCGACGCCGAACCCTTGCCCGGCAACGCCTTCAAGATCCCGCTGGCCCGGAACACGATCGTGTCCGCGCTGCGCGACCTGGCGATGGAGGAACGATGA
- a CDS encoding xanthine dehydrogenase family protein molybdopterin-binding subunit, with amino-acid sequence MTDLLRSRVQGSAPRRVDGPAKVTGTAPYANDQPVPSPAYAWLVQAEVARGVLTRVDVASALALDGVSLVLTPDNAPRLADTDDTDTDAELAALQSPEVSFRGQVVAVVVADSPETARHAASLVHVEIDQRPHDVHLDADRDDLYAPEQVNGGFETDTAQGDVPAALEQAAHVVDQTYTTAWYNNNPMEPHATTALWSDGELLLYESTQGVHTTREAVAKTLGLPLEQVHVVSPHVGGGFGAKGTPHVHTILAAMAARAVPGTPVKLALTRQQMFSLVGYRTPTIQRVRLGCAADGRLTAIAVDAVSQTSRIKEFAEQTAVPSRTMYAAPHRRSTHRLAALDVPVPSWMRAPGECPGMFGPEVALDELAVACGVDPVEFRVRNEPVVEPDSGKPFSSRNLIACLHEGARRFGWAGRDPSPGVREEAGWLVGTGVAASTYPVNVMPGSAATVRHTGAGRYRVEIGAADLGTGTWTALAQIAADALGVDFADVDLRIGDTALPKATVAGGSSGIGSWGSTVVAAARAFREKFGDHPADGDQTGAATPEPSAADEYAMHAFGAQFAEVRVHADTGEVRVPRLLGVFAVGRVVNPRLARSQLIGGMTMGLSMALHEQSLLDERFGHVLNHDFAEYHIATNSDVPDVEAHWVDEHDPHTNPMGTKGIGEIGIVGTAAAIVNAAYHATGVRVRDLPLTLDHFLR; translated from the coding sequence ATGACCGACCTGCTGCGCTCCCGCGTGCAGGGCAGCGCGCCGCGCCGGGTCGACGGGCCCGCCAAGGTCACCGGCACCGCGCCCTACGCCAACGACCAGCCGGTGCCCTCGCCCGCGTACGCGTGGCTGGTGCAGGCGGAGGTCGCCCGGGGGGTGCTGACCCGCGTCGACGTGGCGTCCGCCCTCGCGCTCGACGGTGTGTCGCTGGTGCTCACGCCCGACAACGCGCCGCGCCTAGCCGACACCGACGATACCGACACCGACGCCGAGTTGGCCGCCCTCCAGTCGCCCGAGGTGAGTTTCCGGGGGCAGGTGGTGGCCGTGGTCGTCGCCGACTCGCCCGAGACCGCCCGTCACGCGGCCTCGCTCGTCCACGTCGAGATCGACCAACGGCCGCACGACGTGCACCTGGACGCCGACCGCGACGACCTCTACGCGCCGGAGCAGGTCAACGGCGGCTTCGAGACCGACACCGCGCAGGGAGACGTGCCGGCGGCGCTGGAGCAGGCGGCGCACGTGGTCGACCAGACGTACACAACGGCTTGGTACAACAACAATCCGATGGAGCCGCACGCCACCACCGCGTTGTGGTCGGACGGTGAACTGCTGCTCTACGAGTCCACCCAGGGCGTGCACACCACGAGGGAGGCCGTGGCCAAGACGCTCGGGCTGCCCCTGGAGCAGGTGCACGTCGTCTCGCCGCACGTCGGCGGCGGCTTCGGCGCCAAGGGCACCCCGCACGTGCACACGATCCTCGCCGCGATGGCCGCGCGGGCCGTCCCCGGCACCCCGGTCAAGCTGGCGCTCACCCGGCAGCAGATGTTCTCCCTGGTCGGCTACCGCACCCCGACGATCCAACGGGTGCGGCTGGGCTGCGCCGCCGACGGCCGGCTGACCGCCATCGCGGTGGACGCCGTGAGCCAGACCTCGCGCATCAAGGAGTTCGCCGAGCAGACCGCCGTGCCCAGCCGCACCATGTACGCCGCGCCCCACCGCCGCAGCACCCACCGCCTGGCCGCCTTGGACGTGCCGGTGCCGTCGTGGATGCGCGCCCCCGGCGAGTGCCCCGGCATGTTCGGCCCCGAGGTCGCGCTGGACGAACTGGCCGTCGCCTGCGGCGTCGACCCGGTCGAGTTCCGGGTCCGCAACGAGCCCGTGGTCGAACCGGACAGCGGCAAGCCGTTCTCCAGCCGCAACCTGATCGCCTGCCTGCACGAGGGCGCGCGCCGGTTCGGCTGGGCGGGCCGCGACCCCTCCCCCGGTGTCCGGGAGGAGGCGGGCTGGCTGGTCGGCACCGGCGTGGCCGCGTCGACGTACCCGGTCAACGTCATGCCGGGCTCGGCGGCGACGGTCCGGCACACCGGGGCGGGCCGCTACCGCGTCGAGATCGGCGCCGCCGACCTCGGCACCGGCACGTGGACCGCGCTCGCCCAGATCGCCGCCGACGCGCTGGGGGTCGACTTCGCCGACGTCGACCTGCGGATCGGCGACACGGCGCTGCCCAAGGCGACCGTGGCGGGCGGGTCGTCCGGCATCGGGTCCTGGGGATCGACGGTGGTGGCCGCCGCGCGGGCGTTCCGCGAGAAGTTCGGCGACCACCCCGCCGACGGCGACCAGACCGGTGCCGCCACCCCGGAGCCCTCGGCCGCCGACGAGTACGCCATGCACGCGTTCGGCGCCCAGTTCGCCGAAGTCCGGGTGCACGCCGACACCGGCGAGGTGCGGGTGCCGCGCCTGCTCGGCGTGTTCGCCGTCGGCCGGGTCGTCAACCCCCGCCTGGCCCGCTCGCAGCTCATCGGCGGCATGACCATGGGCCTGTCCATGGCCCTGCACGAGCAGAGCCTGCTCGACGAGCGGTTCGGGCACGTGCTCAACCACGACTTCGCCGAGTACCACATCGCCACCAACAGCGACGTCCCGGACGTGGAAGCGCACTGGGTGGATGAGCACGACCCGCACACCAACCCCATGGGCACCAAGGGGATCGGCGAGATCGGCATCGTCGGCACCGCCGCCGCCATCGTCAACGCGGCCTACCACGCCACCGGTGTCCGGGTCCGCGACCTCCCGCTGACCCTCGACCACTTCCTGCGGTGA
- a CDS encoding alpha/beta fold hydrolase, producing the protein MFEGFQEELVPVGEATIFVRHGGEGPPVLLLHGHPRTSATWHRVAPLLVEQGFTVVCPDLRGYGRSRGPAPTPDHRAHSKRAVAGDLVAVMEALGHNRFRLAGHDRGGAVALRLALDHPEAVERVALLDCMPISEHLARAGAEFATRWWHWFFFAQPGTPERVINADPVSWYAGDPDHMGPENHEEFRAATGNPDVVRAMLEDYRAGLTVDRADEEADRAAGVRLRCPTLVLWSLRDDLEILYGDPLVIWRDWADDVRGHGIDSGHHVAEEAPGVLAADLAGFFRP; encoded by the coding sequence ATGTTCGAAGGATTCCAGGAGGAACTGGTCCCGGTCGGCGAGGCGACGATCTTCGTGCGGCACGGGGGCGAAGGCCCGCCGGTGTTGTTGCTGCACGGCCACCCGCGCACGTCCGCGACCTGGCACCGGGTCGCGCCGCTGCTGGTGGAGCAGGGGTTCACGGTGGTCTGCCCGGACCTGCGCGGGTACGGTCGCTCGCGCGGGCCCGCGCCCACCCCCGATCACCGCGCCCACTCCAAGCGGGCCGTCGCGGGCGACCTGGTGGCCGTGATGGAGGCGTTGGGGCACAACCGGTTCCGGCTCGCCGGGCACGACCGGGGCGGGGCGGTCGCGCTCCGGCTGGCACTGGACCACCCCGAGGCCGTCGAGCGGGTCGCCCTGCTGGACTGCATGCCGATCAGCGAGCACCTGGCCCGCGCCGGCGCGGAGTTCGCCACCCGGTGGTGGCACTGGTTCTTCTTCGCCCAGCCGGGCACGCCGGAACGGGTGATCAACGCGGATCCGGTGAGCTGGTACGCGGGCGACCCCGACCACATGGGACCGGAGAACCACGAGGAGTTCCGCGCCGCCACGGGGAACCCGGACGTGGTGCGGGCGATGCTGGAGGACTACCGCGCCGGTCTCACCGTCGACCGCGCGGACGAGGAAGCCGACCGGGCCGCCGGTGTCCGGCTGCGCTGCCCCACCCTCGTCCTGTGGTCGCTGCGCGACGACCTGGAGATCCTCTACGGCGACCCGCTCGTGATCTGGCGCGACTGGGCCGACGACGTGCGCGGCCACGGGATCGACTCGGGGCACCACGTCGCGGAGGAGGCGCCCGGGGTGCTGGCCGCCGACCTGGCCGGGTTCTTCCGGCCCTGA
- a CDS encoding glycosyltransferase yields MRIAMVTSVESDLPVVDLSGALTGSGHHVVVHSTRAAEESGPQRQLESFVAALRESWAAEPPDVVHAHRWTSGLAAMVAARPLDIPIVHTYQDTTRAPAERVDVERAVCRSAARVVATSDDDLPALLRLGVRRASIAVVPYGVDWNRFTPDGPRVPRGSAHRILTAASHGVPRELVAAVHALPDAELVVFDGPPPAAGPAAADGRVVRVQAGPGDLPALVRSADIVVCGPWCDRPSILAMQAMACGVAVVSTTSVGGMSDVVVHRVAGMVPAQGGPGGLVRVLSGLLADHARREAYAIAGIDRVLARYGLDRVAEDIADVYASAVRREGS; encoded by the coding sequence ATGCGGATCGCCATGGTCACCTCGGTCGAGTCGGACCTGCCGGTGGTCGACCTGTCCGGCGCGCTCACCGGGTCGGGCCACCACGTCGTCGTGCACAGCACGCGGGCGGCGGAGGAAAGCGGGCCACAGCGGCAGTTGGAGTCGTTCGTCGCGGCGCTGCGGGAGAGCTGGGCGGCCGAGCCGCCGGACGTCGTCCACGCCCACCGCTGGACCTCCGGGCTGGCGGCGATGGTCGCCGCGCGCCCGCTGGACATCCCGATCGTGCACACCTACCAGGACACCACCCGTGCGCCCGCCGAGCGGGTCGACGTGGAACGCGCCGTCTGCCGGAGTGCCGCACGGGTGGTCGCCACCTCGGACGACGACCTGCCCGCGTTGCTGCGCCTGGGTGTCCGGCGGGCCAGCATCGCGGTCGTGCCCTACGGCGTGGACTGGAACCGCTTCACCCCGGACGGGCCGCGCGTGCCCCGGGGGTCGGCCCACCGCATCCTCACGGCGGCCTCCCACGGCGTCCCGCGCGAACTCGTCGCCGCGGTGCACGCCCTGCCGGACGCCGAGCTGGTGGTGTTCGACGGCCCGCCCCCGGCTGCCGGCCCGGCCGCGGCGGACGGCCGGGTGGTGCGGGTGCAGGCCGGCCCCGGCGACCTGCCGGCGCTGGTGAGGTCGGCCGACATCGTGGTGTGCGGCCCGTGGTGCGACCGGCCGTCGATCCTGGCGATGCAGGCGATGGCCTGCGGGGTCGCGGTGGTCTCCACCACGAGCGTCGGCGGCATGTCCGACGTCGTCGTGCACCGGGTCGCCGGGATGGTCCCGGCGCAGGGCGGGCCCGGTGGCCTGGTCCGCGTCCTGAGCGGCCTGCTCGCCGACCACGCCCGCCGCGAGGCCTACGCCATCGCCGGCATCGACCGCGTCCTGGCCCGCTACGGCCTCGACCGCGTCGCGGAGGACATCGCCGACGTGTACGCCTCCGCCGTCCGCCGTGAAGGCTCCTGA
- a CDS encoding YbaB/EbfC family nucleoid-associated protein, whose amino-acid sequence MSAEFDQLVAQFEQFQAKLHRVDDQAAGIGELQRELAAMEVVATSPDRAVTVVAGPSGAIKDIRLADHAMRRPPHALAAALMATLRQAVAEAARRQAGIVEHALGDDMHLTDQVLETQAQLFGVTPQELRAMTEQAPDHVPPPVGPPPAGARRGTGRLLAAPVPARRRPTRAATGPAAQPGRPVPQPLRRRGPVIVLPVVLDHPRSAP is encoded by the coding sequence GTGTCGGCCGAGTTCGACCAGCTCGTCGCCCAGTTCGAGCAGTTCCAGGCCAAGCTGCACCGGGTCGACGACCAGGCCGCCGGGATCGGCGAACTGCAGCGCGAACTGGCCGCCATGGAGGTGGTGGCGACCTCGCCGGACCGGGCGGTGACCGTCGTGGCGGGCCCGTCCGGGGCGATCAAGGACATCCGGCTGGCCGACCACGCGATGCGCCGCCCACCGCACGCGCTGGCGGCGGCGCTGATGGCGACCCTGCGCCAGGCCGTCGCCGAGGCCGCGCGCCGGCAGGCCGGGATCGTGGAGCACGCGCTCGGGGACGACATGCACCTCACCGACCAGGTCCTGGAGACCCAGGCCCAGCTGTTCGGCGTCACGCCGCAGGAGCTGCGCGCGATGACCGAGCAGGCGCCCGACCACGTGCCACCGCCGGTCGGACCACCGCCGGCCGGCGCCCGTCGAGGAACCGGACGACTTCTCGCAGCGCCGGTTCCTGCGCGACGACGACCGACCCGCGCCGCCACCGGGCCCGCAGCGCAACCAGGACGGCCGGTTCCTCAACCTCTACGACGACGAGGACCGGTGATCGTGCTCCCCGTCGTCCTCGACCACCCAAGGAGTGCACCGTGA
- a CDS encoding WXG100 family type VII secretion target, producing MSGGFDVSPQELRTFAGMLDGHHGTAGQIAGLVARADVSNKSWGVVGLFVKDNYTQLLDDLNDLFTAMQEGLQSGSDKFRGAAQDYDDQEEAVKQLLNGLQVELDKP from the coding sequence GTGAGCGGCGGTTTCGACGTCAGCCCCCAGGAGCTGCGGACGTTCGCCGGAATGCTCGACGGCCACCACGGCACCGCCGGCCAGATCGCCGGGCTGGTGGCCAGGGCGGACGTGTCGAACAAGTCGTGGGGCGTGGTCGGCCTGTTCGTCAAGGACAACTACACCCAGCTGCTGGACGACCTGAACGACCTGTTCACCGCCATGCAGGAGGGCCTGCAGTCCGGCTCGGACAAGTTCCGGGGCGCGGCGCAGGACTACGACGACCAGGAGGAAGCGGTCAAGCAGCTGCTCAACGGCCTCCAGGTCGAGCTGGACAAGCCGTAG
- a CDS encoding class I SAM-dependent methyltransferase, giving the protein MTHGFDKEYWERHWQQAGAADPGRAGGGPPNPHLVRETGDLVPGTALDAGCGEGAEAIWLAAHGWQVTAADISAEVLARAAARASASGAAERVRWVEADLGTWQPGTPFDLVTTHYAHPTIPQLDFYDRIADWVAPGGTLLIVGHLHTAHLHTGHLHTGHGHGADHRPPAEASATAETITARLDGAAWDVATAEECHRTAVTREGGEIPLHDVVVRATRRR; this is encoded by the coding sequence ATGACCCACGGGTTCGACAAGGAGTACTGGGAGCGGCACTGGCAGCAGGCGGGAGCGGCGGATCCCGGTCGCGCCGGCGGGGGTCCGCCGAACCCGCACCTCGTCCGGGAGACCGGTGACCTCGTGCCGGGCACGGCGCTGGACGCGGGGTGCGGCGAAGGTGCCGAGGCGATCTGGCTCGCCGCGCACGGCTGGCAGGTGACGGCGGCCGACATCTCGGCCGAGGTGCTCGCCCGAGCCGCCGCACGCGCGTCGGCGAGCGGGGCGGCCGAGCGCGTGCGGTGGGTCGAGGCGGACCTGGGCACCTGGCAGCCGGGAACGCCGTTCGACCTGGTCACCACCCACTACGCCCACCCGACGATCCCGCAGCTGGACTTCTACGACCGCATCGCCGACTGGGTCGCACCCGGCGGCACCCTGCTGATCGTCGGCCACCTCCACACCGCCCACCTCCACACCGGCCACCTCCACACCGGCCACGGGCACGGGGCCGACCACCGGCCGCCCGCCGAGGCGTCGGCCACCGCCGAGACGATCACCGCGCGCCTGGACGGGGCGGCGTGGGACGTCGCCACCGCCGAGGAGTGCCACCGGACCGCCGTCACCCGCGAGGGCGGCGAGATCCCCCTCCACGACGTCGTCGTGCGCGCCACCCGACGCCGGTAG